A single Saccharolobus shibatae B12 DNA region contains:
- the glmS gene encoding glutamine--fructose-6-phosphate transaminase (isomerizing), with translation MGGIFAFVCKDSIDVSIINKGLKKLIYRGYDSAGIAYLEDDNLVIKKILGNISKNEISVSDKARVAIGHTRYASRGWPTLENAHPLTDCNGKIAVVMDGILDDYEKIREDLIAKGHKFVSTTDTEVIPHLLENSTNYLSSSLNVMKRVKGIYSLVFVTIDIDKIFAINSGQPLMIGITPECKYVSSDLPSLSGFAENAIIMPENTVAVISWNNVEVYNIEGNEVKPEIKRVKYKEEIAEKGGFPHFMLKEIYDIPQALINSFNSLMEKYLSLASMILYGAKNVYVIGNGTSLHAGLISTYYFSEIGLNVNVVSAAEFPYYALENVTTGSVIIAISQSGETSDVIRSVKMAKQRGAVILGITNSVGSRLALESNVYLPITAGPEMAVPATKTFTSTIVVLKVLSLYTGLHSGKNSRSDINSLKIEIEELAKQLIASLPEMEKEAEKLSNKLDKESLYVSSSGINYPVALEGALKFKEASMTHAEGMQLGELLHGPIVLTNKGYPVILIKPAEAEDLYNRVVKSIKERRDVIITISEDGNIRSVKTIRDLTPISNAIPLQLLAYKLGVRRGLPIDTPPGLVKAVIV, from the coding sequence ATGGGAGGAATTTTCGCTTTTGTATGCAAGGATTCCATTGATGTTTCAATTATTAACAAGGGTTTAAAGAAGTTGATTTATAGGGGATATGATAGTGCTGGTATTGCTTACCTTGAAGACGATAACTTAGTAATAAAGAAAATTTTAGGTAATATCTCAAAGAATGAGATAAGCGTTAGTGATAAGGCAAGAGTTGCAATAGGTCACACTAGATATGCGAGTAGGGGTTGGCCAACTTTGGAAAACGCTCACCCACTAACCGATTGTAATGGGAAAATAGCAGTTGTAATGGACGGTATTCTTGACGATTACGAAAAAATTAGGGAAGATCTGATTGCGAAGGGACATAAATTCGTCTCTACAACTGACACTGAGGTGATTCCCCACTTACTTGAGAATTCAACAAACTATCTAAGCTCATCATTAAACGTTATGAAAAGGGTAAAAGGCATTTACTCTCTGGTTTTTGTAACCATAGACATTGATAAAATATTCGCAATTAACTCTGGCCAACCCTTGATGATAGGTATCACGCCGGAGTGTAAATACGTTTCTAGCGATTTACCCTCTTTGAGCGGTTTTGCTGAGAATGCGATAATAATGCCAGAAAATACTGTGGCAGTAATCTCTTGGAATAATGTGGAAGTGTATAATATTGAAGGTAATGAGGTAAAACCGGAAATTAAGAGAGTTAAATACAAGGAGGAGATAGCTGAAAAGGGTGGATTTCCACACTTCATGTTAAAGGAGATATACGATATTCCACAGGCCTTGATAAACTCATTTAACTCTTTAATGGAGAAGTATCTTTCCTTAGCCTCGATGATACTATATGGTGCTAAAAACGTTTACGTGATAGGTAACGGCACCAGTCTTCACGCTGGATTAATCTCCACTTATTACTTTTCAGAAATCGGTCTGAATGTTAACGTTGTAAGTGCTGCAGAATTTCCATATTATGCCTTGGAAAACGTAACTACTGGGTCAGTGATTATTGCAATAAGCCAAAGCGGAGAGACCAGTGACGTTATAAGGAGTGTTAAAATGGCCAAGCAAAGAGGGGCAGTGATATTAGGCATAACCAACTCTGTAGGTTCAAGATTGGCATTAGAGTCTAATGTATATTTACCAATAACTGCTGGACCAGAAATGGCTGTGCCAGCAACCAAAACTTTCACCTCAACTATTGTGGTACTTAAGGTACTTTCACTGTACACTGGGCTCCACTCCGGGAAAAATAGTAGGAGTGACATTAATTCATTAAAGATTGAGATTGAGGAATTAGCTAAGCAACTTATTGCAAGTTTACCGGAAATGGAGAAAGAGGCAGAGAAATTGTCTAATAAACTGGATAAGGAAAGCCTATACGTTTCAAGTAGTGGGATAAATTATCCCGTAGCCTTGGAAGGAGCTCTGAAATTTAAGGAAGCTTCAATGACTCACGCAGAGGGCATGCAGTTGGGAGAACTTCTGCATGGTCCCATTGTTCTCACAAATAAAGGTTACCCCGTAATTTTAATAAAACCTGCTGAGGCTGAAGATTTATACAATAGGGTTGTTAAGTCTATAAAGGAAAGGAGAGATGTAATTATAACTATATCTGAAGATGGTAATATAAGGAGTGTAAAGACAATAAGGGACTTAACTCCTATAAGCAATGCGATACCGTTACAGCTATTAGCGTATAAGCTGGGAGTTAGGAGAGGTTTGCCAATAGATACTCCTCCAGGGTTAGTAAAGGCTGTCATAGTTTAA
- a CDS encoding alanyl-tRNA editing protein, protein MEEIEIRTHTALHVVKGAVRKVLNVKWTASTYVGGNHGRLTVKFERKPSNEEIDKVFELASEKVRENLPIIIEVLPREEAEKRYGDEIYDLFPVPAEVRELSIVVIPDWNINACNKQHTRTTSEIGEIIKDYWRYRNSKQLLEISFDIKC, encoded by the coding sequence ATGGAGGAGATTGAAATCCGGACTCACACCGCCTTACACGTGGTTAAGGGAGCAGTGAGAAAAGTGTTAAATGTAAAATGGACTGCAAGCACTTACGTTGGTGGTAATCATGGTAGATTAACGGTAAAGTTTGAGAGAAAACCTAGCAATGAGGAAATAGATAAGGTCTTTGAGTTAGCTAGCGAGAAGGTTAGAGAAAACCTTCCAATAATAATTGAGGTTTTACCGAGGGAAGAGGCTGAAAAGAGATATGGAGATGAGATTTACGACCTCTTTCCAGTTCCAGCTGAAGTTAGGGAGTTAAGCATTGTGGTAATACCAGACTGGAATATTAACGCTTGCAATAAGCAACATACTAGGACTACCTCTGAGATTGGAGAGATCATCAAGGACTATTGGAGATATAGGAATAGTAAACAGTTACTCGAGATATCATTTGACATAAAGTGTTAA
- a CDS encoding RNA helicase, with protein sequence MIGKVLDLLNCKETEREINGRKFSVCDDVNFILNLPIGYLKDVISPLENYLSKHVTNNFSRLTHVIPNDFGDSQIHFSRFFLNLYSSGISEIPRFNILTSLVIFNEYQMMPDKALIAAADELARNGVNAIFSTSTPSVFFENEIVSRFRNRRVVSISIVNEYGQAVEGRDCVKKGEGYYQCRGNYEVIELIEDFNIRDLDYEIIKSEGIFKVEEPFTLFVNSWEKAFRLYKKLREERNTEICFLNSSDECKVTITPKIIPTRFNVVSEISSLPTIVARSGMINDRDKIYVWVDRDNYDTVTESTLNLLSNIKVCLKHPFGCNGKMGYANKTVLKPNIDGRLIKRLSEISHLMDRREFEKVTELFSDFVTVDLFTDKEKITTVPPEFVYENKKKILYYGNDCVYMYFTDGEKCSKIVYNWLESGGVSWFKRNLARAYKNYVEEEGKKEVFLGLKAKDVREWI encoded by the coding sequence ATGATAGGAAAAGTCCTTGATCTTTTAAACTGTAAGGAGACTGAGAGGGAAATTAACGGAAGAAAGTTTTCAGTATGCGATGATGTTAACTTCATCTTGAATTTACCTATAGGTTATCTAAAGGACGTAATTTCACCACTTGAAAACTATTTATCAAAACACGTGACTAACAACTTTTCAAGATTAACGCACGTAATTCCTAATGATTTTGGGGATTCACAAATACATTTCAGTAGATTCTTTTTAAATCTTTATAGTAGTGGAATTTCTGAAATCCCTAGATTTAACATCCTTACCTCGTTAGTCATCTTCAATGAATATCAAATGATGCCAGATAAGGCTCTAATTGCTGCAGCTGACGAATTGGCGAGGAATGGCGTTAACGCAATTTTCTCTACTTCAACACCTTCGGTATTCTTTGAGAATGAGATAGTAAGTAGATTTAGAAATAGAAGAGTGGTATCTATTTCAATAGTTAATGAATATGGGCAAGCGGTTGAGGGTAGGGATTGCGTGAAGAAAGGTGAGGGATATTATCAGTGTAGGGGTAATTACGAAGTGATTGAATTAATTGAGGATTTTAACATTAGGGATTTGGATTATGAGATCATTAAGAGTGAAGGGATATTCAAGGTAGAGGAACCATTCACGCTTTTCGTAAATTCTTGGGAAAAGGCGTTTAGGCTATACAAGAAATTGAGGGAGGAAAGAAATACAGAAATATGTTTTCTTAATAGTAGTGATGAATGCAAAGTGACTATTACACCTAAAATCATACCTACTAGGTTTAACGTGGTGAGCGAAATTTCATCATTACCAACTATTGTAGCTAGAAGTGGAATGATTAACGATAGGGATAAGATCTACGTCTGGGTTGATAGGGATAATTACGATACAGTAACTGAAAGTACTCTTAATCTACTTTCGAATATCAAAGTATGTTTAAAACATCCCTTTGGCTGTAATGGAAAGATGGGATATGCCAACAAGACGGTCTTAAAGCCTAACATTGATGGGAGGCTTATAAAAAGGCTAAGTGAAATAAGCCACTTAATGGATAGAAGGGAGTTCGAGAAGGTGACAGAACTCTTCAGTGATTTCGTAACAGTTGATCTATTTACTGATAAGGAGAAAATAACTACAGTACCTCCCGAGTTTGTATACGAGAACAAAAAGAAGATATTATATTACGGAAATGACTGCGTTTACATGTACTTTACTGATGGAGAAAAATGTTCTAAGATAGTTTATAATTGGTTAGAAAGCGGAGGTGTCTCATGGTTTAAGAGGAATTTAGCAAGGGCTTATAAGAATTACGTTGAGGAAGAAGGAAAAAAGGAGGTATTTTTGGGATTAAAGGCTAAAGACGTGAGAGAATGGATTTAG
- a CDS encoding MupG family TIM beta-alpha barrel fold protein — protein MTKRRIGFSIFPGWKEIKDEQISLLKNGKDLGFSEIFMGIGPGTHWRTPVSEALSVAKEILKEANKLDYYAFVDINPQILKELNASPRDLSTFMDIGFKGVRADYGFSKEEIVEMSKQMTVELNPFEIGEEEVDFIARNANLERIKACHNYYPVLYSGISKEIFLEKNRIFKERGIETGAFISNPKFNLRTTLEVLRYVEPFDSANYLFKFVDRVLIGDPIPDYESLRQVSEVFKSDITKIRIKVYDETMGKRLDKKFVVEKYREYALVCYTRDNIYEGETCYTKIFKNAVTVRGREVWIFTRDLGIGPYRLVGEIDDINMEILKMSNEIMLISK, from the coding sequence ATGACTAAGAGAAGAATTGGTTTCTCAATCTTCCCTGGTTGGAAGGAGATAAAAGATGAGCAAATTAGTTTATTGAAAAATGGTAAAGATCTGGGATTTTCCGAAATATTTATGGGTATTGGCCCCGGAACCCATTGGAGGACTCCGGTAAGTGAGGCGCTTAGCGTTGCCAAGGAGATCTTAAAAGAGGCTAACAAATTGGACTATTATGCCTTTGTGGATATAAACCCGCAAATTCTTAAAGAGTTGAATGCATCTCCGAGAGATCTATCAACGTTTATGGACATTGGCTTTAAGGGAGTTAGGGCTGACTACGGATTTAGTAAAGAAGAAATCGTTGAAATGAGTAAGCAAATGACTGTTGAGTTAAACCCATTTGAGATAGGCGAGGAAGAGGTAGACTTTATTGCCAGAAATGCAAATCTTGAAAGGATTAAAGCTTGTCATAACTATTACCCAGTCTTGTACAGTGGAATATCTAAAGAGATCTTTCTGGAGAAGAATAGGATATTTAAGGAAAGAGGTATAGAGACCGGTGCGTTTATCTCTAATCCAAAGTTTAATCTCAGAACTACACTAGAGGTTTTAAGGTACGTGGAACCATTCGATTCTGCCAATTACTTATTCAAATTCGTCGACAGAGTTTTGATAGGAGACCCCATTCCAGATTATGAAAGTTTAAGACAAGTATCAGAGGTTTTCAAATCTGATATTACGAAGATAAGAATTAAAGTATATGATGAAACTATGGGCAAAAGATTAGATAAAAAGTTTGTGGTTGAAAAGTATAGGGAGTACGCCTTAGTATGTTATACTAGGGATAATATATATGAAGGTGAAACGTGTTATACCAAAATATTTAAAAATGCGGTGACAGTGAGGGGTAGAGAGGTATGGATATTCACTAGGGATTTGGGAATTGGTCCCTATAGGTTGGTAGGGGAAATAGATGACATTAACATGGAAATTCTCAAAATGTCGAATGAGATCATGTTAATTAGTAAATAA
- a CDS encoding ABC transporter substrate-binding protein produces the protein MYSVLNIKNKKIISLLILVATVISPIFAIAQSASSSPASTAITIISYNGNDANGILAFEHGQIAFYAYAVPPSEYTSLPPGAKAYLLPSTYYDILVNPLNTTFGFNPFQFQEVRFALNYIVNRTYFVDSILHGYGIPTISLYAGEPDVIHLQQTLSKYANVHYNFTYANETIYKVLTAHGAKYINGQWYYNGKPITVYVFVRTDATVRREYAEYFITQLQKLGFTVQQIQGNLQKEISVVYGSDPANTTWDILIEAWGGTYGYYDSSLAVGLYSTLGAADPFSSYYGLSMGTYNDTKYESPLLLKEANELDNLSLIIAQSQFTSAQEYYQIYNEIVNLGINMSVRIGLGMSLTPIYALSSINGVYPSFAQSTLLSFQTYYSITNGSYPNVTIGVRYLSQGSANPGAGFTDSYTDEIGNALFTPSSLTVPGSGYPVPFIYTYKIVNITPHAVVPVPSNALWWNPTTQQITKVSPNTTAQMAVIYNLAPLFNNDKWADGQNITLADIIYEYIVASEMSLNSSNPIYDSTASSVYAPALQTIKGFKIINSTAIEIWGNDWFFDPTEAVVSLFGSFNPLGYALAGGGYFPWQMYVGMKDVVAQGKAAWSEGAAQSKGVDWLNLVSPTDVGYITSALQNASATGYIPKSLQIVENLSSITLVTPQEAKAGYQAAINFMKTYGNGLIGDGPYILVAWNPSASPPYAKLVRNPYFHLVPPSNALALPTMYSVSLSVPSTVSTGQTLTGTVMGTPAGSTTAIPTPNAVVNIELLYPNGSIISGYQLMTNANGQFTFTVPSSLSPGSYLVSVSAYTNTSILINPVTYTLVVLPSITTTTSTTTSTTTTTSVTTSVSTTTTTSVSTVISTVVSTIVSTVVSSASNIGYIAVIVVLIIIIIALAVLLFRRR, from the coding sequence GTGTATAGTGTGTTAAATATAAAAAACAAAAAAATCATTTCGCTCTTAATACTAGTTGCAACTGTTATCAGCCCCATTTTTGCCATAGCACAATCTGCCAGTTCTTCGCCTGCTTCTACAGCAATAACAATAATTTCATATAACGGTAATGACGCTAACGGTATATTGGCTTTTGAGCATGGGCAAATAGCCTTTTACGCTTACGCTGTACCTCCATCAGAATATACGAGTTTGCCTCCAGGAGCCAAAGCTTACTTGCTACCGAGTACTTATTATGACATTCTGGTAAATCCATTAAATACTACTTTTGGTTTTAACCCATTCCAATTCCAAGAAGTTAGATTCGCACTGAACTATATAGTAAATAGAACCTATTTTGTAGATAGTATACTACACGGTTATGGTATACCAACTATATCTCTATATGCTGGAGAACCTGATGTGATTCATCTCCAACAAACACTATCTAAGTACGCTAATGTTCACTATAATTTCACTTATGCAAATGAAACCATTTATAAAGTTCTAACTGCTCATGGTGCTAAGTATATTAATGGTCAATGGTATTATAATGGGAAACCCATAACAGTTTACGTATTTGTCAGAACTGATGCCACTGTAAGAAGAGAATATGCTGAATACTTTATAACTCAGCTACAGAAGTTAGGTTTTACTGTCCAGCAAATTCAAGGGAATTTGCAGAAGGAAATTTCTGTAGTATACGGTAGTGATCCCGCAAATACTACGTGGGATATATTAATTGAAGCTTGGGGTGGTACTTATGGATATTATGATTCTAGTCTAGCAGTAGGTCTTTACAGTACTTTAGGAGCTGCAGATCCATTTTCATCATATTACGGCTTAAGTATGGGTACGTATAACGATACCAAGTATGAATCTCCATTATTACTCAAAGAAGCTAATGAGCTTGACAACTTGTCATTGATAATAGCCCAAAGTCAGTTCACTAGCGCCCAAGAGTATTACCAAATATATAATGAGATTGTAAACTTAGGTATTAACATGTCAGTAAGAATAGGATTAGGGATGAGCCTAACTCCAATATACGCACTATCTAGCATTAACGGAGTTTATCCAAGTTTCGCCCAGAGTACATTACTAAGCTTCCAGACGTACTATTCCATAACGAATGGAAGTTATCCAAATGTTACAATAGGTGTTAGATACTTAAGTCAAGGTTCAGCAAATCCCGGTGCTGGATTCACTGACTCCTATACAGATGAAATAGGAAATGCTTTATTCACTCCATCATCTTTAACAGTACCAGGTTCGGGATATCCAGTACCCTTCATTTACACTTATAAGATAGTTAATATAACTCCACATGCTGTAGTGCCAGTACCTTCAAATGCATTGTGGTGGAATCCAACAACACAACAAATAACTAAGGTATCTCCTAATACTACTGCGCAAATGGCTGTAATATATAACTTAGCCCCACTTTTCAATAACGACAAATGGGCTGATGGTCAAAATATAACTCTTGCTGACATAATATATGAATATATTGTTGCGTCCGAGATGTCCTTAAACTCTAGTAATCCAATTTATGACTCAACTGCATCATCAGTATATGCTCCAGCACTACAGACTATTAAAGGATTTAAGATAATTAACTCCACTGCTATAGAAATATGGGGCAATGATTGGTTCTTCGATCCTACTGAGGCTGTAGTTAGTTTATTTGGATCTTTCAATCCATTAGGTTACGCATTAGCTGGCGGAGGTTACTTCCCATGGCAAATGTATGTTGGTATGAAAGATGTTGTTGCACAAGGTAAAGCTGCGTGGTCTGAGGGAGCAGCTCAGTCCAAAGGAGTTGACTGGTTAAATCTAGTTAGTCCAACCGATGTTGGATATATAACTTCAGCGTTACAAAATGCCTCAGCTACTGGATATATACCTAAGAGTTTGCAGATAGTAGAGAACTTAAGCAGTATAACTCTAGTAACTCCACAAGAAGCAAAAGCTGGATATCAAGCGGCAATTAACTTCATGAAGACCTATGGAAATGGATTAATAGGTGATGGTCCATATATCTTGGTGGCGTGGAATCCAAGCGCTTCTCCACCTTATGCAAAACTGGTTAGGAATCCCTACTTCCATTTGGTTCCTCCATCTAATGCATTAGCCTTACCAACAATGTATTCAGTTTCACTAAGTGTCCCATCAACAGTTTCAACTGGTCAAACCTTAACTGGTACTGTAATGGGAACTCCTGCTGGGAGTACTACTGCAATACCTACTCCAAATGCTGTAGTTAATATAGAACTACTATATCCAAATGGTTCTATAATATCGGGGTATCAATTAATGACTAATGCTAATGGACAATTTACCTTCACCGTTCCATCTTCATTATCCCCTGGATCCTATCTAGTATCAGTATCAGCATACACTAATACTTCAATATTAATAAATCCAGTAACATATACTCTTGTAGTATTGCCATCCATAACAACTACTACGAGTACAACAACAAGTACTACTACGACTACATCAGTCACTACGTCTGTATCCACAACTACTACTACTTCCGTTAGTACTGTAATTAGTACTGTAGTGAGTACTATAGTCAGTACTGTAGTATCTAGTGCCTCGAATATTGGCTATATAGCTGTAATAGTAGTCCTAATAATTATAATAATAGCTTTAGCGGTATTATTGTTCAGAAGAAGATAA
- a CDS encoding HD domain-containing protein, translating into MDLEKFRREYYYVVPIIANRIKRDEEKVKKYIELAIILQSAIGNEVYTAYYLYYIYEELGDIDLGIPIVLAIINHRDVWKARGLRSVTAYNTLKVFEVKEDLRRMIENNLREINIPMEIVMKILNNVEPIQIRKLFSNLSLVHPEVYSLFLGVFASIEEGNEG; encoded by the coding sequence ATGGATTTAGAGAAGTTTAGGAGAGAGTATTATTACGTTGTTCCCATAATCGCCAATAGGATTAAGAGGGATGAGGAGAAAGTTAAAAAATACATTGAGCTTGCCATAATCTTACAGAGTGCAATAGGAAATGAAGTATATACTGCATATTATCTTTACTACATATACGAGGAACTAGGTGATATTGATCTAGGAATTCCGATCGTTTTGGCAATTATTAACCATAGAGATGTATGGAAGGCTAGAGGTCTCAGAAGTGTTACAGCGTATAATACGTTAAAGGTATTTGAGGTTAAAGAAGATTTAAGGAGAATGATTGAAAATAATTTAAGGGAAATTAACATTCCAATGGAAATCGTTATGAAAATATTAAATAATGTTGAACCAATACAGATTAGAAAACTATTCAGCAATTTGTCTCTAGTTCATCCAGAAGTGTATAGTCTGTTTTTAGGTGTATTTGCCTCAATTGAGGAGGGAAATGAGGGTTAG